A genomic segment from Pseudoduganella chitinolytica encodes:
- a CDS encoding TonB-dependent receptor, producing the protein MLRKTILVRSLTMAFGAAAVLPAMAQQAAPAESIQKVVVTGSLISRADKETPSPVQVLTAEDIAKTGYTSVAEVLSNLSANGQGALGTGFSGAFAAGASGVSLRGLSVGLTLVLIDGHRMAPYPLSDDAQRQFVDVSSIPFDAVERIEVLKDGASAMYGSDAVAGVVNIILKKKFNGFNLNADAGNSQHGGGKNYKVAATGGIGDLENDGYNAFISAEYRHADAIKLSQRDSEDWASGDWTRRGGLNLTRGVPNAGNSFLTAGSSPFLYNPAGGVNNASSYQFLDPNCNFVKYRAGQCTIRDEVSNLQPESDKFNLIAGFTKKLNEDWTLALKASMFKRQSTNSRGLTAGNAFSPITFAGYTALVPGQTPAIVNRVPSTLLAATNPLNQLGVPARLYGYIPGVPTANQQDNSSTATRFAADLNGSWMGWDIAAAAGFAKVKTETEYNGYVNRAALYSALNRATPFNPLGGNSAADMAAIAPTFNNEAESKLTYADFHGSRELMQLAGGPLALAAGVSWYKKELNAPPPDLLAQGVAGNGSAYVFGEETNTAAFAELSAMPIRDLELSASARYDHYDTYGNSFTPGAKFKWKAHPMATLRGTFARGFRAPNAAEVGNASSTFSFHAINDPILCANGDRTTPGNVPAGCGFTPAFVQITNPDLEPEKSKSFTLGLIVEPVKNLTATIDYYNIKVKNQINTESGLPDYVPSYVRNPAVPTDVAGPNGTLITATPSVGSIAYATSSYVNSGSTQSRGVELDLAYRFRAGDIGNFRAQLTFNHMISYKLEQLDQEYELAGTHGPSVVSGNTGNPKNRAQLTLGYEKGPLNFTTTLNWVSSFSALDPSIGVNDCADVAIGVGGRTYFANNNNITPPEYCTIRSFMSTDLNATYKLTKNLTLRASILNAFDRAPPIDVATYGNAGNLTSYNATLHQAGAVGRFFSIGASYAF; encoded by the coding sequence ATGTTGAGAAAAACTATTCTTGTTCGTTCGCTGACCATGGCATTCGGTGCCGCGGCCGTGCTGCCAGCGATGGCACAGCAGGCTGCGCCGGCCGAGTCGATCCAGAAGGTGGTGGTGACGGGCTCCCTGATCAGCCGTGCCGACAAAGAAACGCCGAGCCCGGTCCAGGTCCTGACGGCGGAAGACATCGCCAAGACCGGCTATACGTCCGTCGCCGAAGTGCTGAGCAACCTGTCGGCCAACGGCCAGGGCGCCCTGGGCACCGGCTTCTCGGGCGCGTTTGCCGCCGGTGCCTCCGGCGTGTCGCTGCGTGGCCTTTCCGTCGGCCTGACCCTGGTCCTGATCGACGGCCACCGCATGGCGCCGTATCCGCTGTCGGACGATGCCCAGCGCCAGTTCGTCGACGTGTCGTCGATCCCGTTCGACGCCGTCGAGCGTATCGAAGTGCTGAAGGACGGCGCCTCGGCCATGTACGGTTCCGATGCCGTCGCCGGCGTGGTCAACATCATCCTGAAGAAGAAGTTCAACGGTTTCAATCTGAACGCCGACGCCGGCAATTCCCAGCACGGCGGCGGCAAGAACTACAAGGTTGCCGCGACCGGCGGTATCGGCGACCTGGAAAACGACGGCTACAACGCCTTCATCAGCGCGGAATATCGTCACGCGGACGCCATCAAGCTGTCCCAGCGCGACAGCGAAGACTGGGCCAGCGGTGACTGGACCCGTCGCGGCGGCCTGAACCTGACGCGCGGCGTGCCGAACGCGGGCAACAGCTTCCTGACCGCCGGCAGCAGCCCGTTCCTGTACAACCCGGCTGGCGGCGTCAACAATGCGTCCAGCTACCAGTTCCTGGACCCGAACTGCAACTTCGTTAAATACCGCGCCGGCCAGTGCACGATCCGTGACGAAGTGTCGAACCTGCAGCCTGAGTCCGACAAGTTCAACCTCATCGCCGGCTTCACGAAGAAGCTGAACGAAGACTGGACGCTGGCGCTGAAGGCGTCGATGTTCAAGCGCCAGAGCACGAACAGCCGCGGCCTGACCGCCGGCAACGCGTTCTCGCCGATCACGTTCGCCGGTTACACGGCACTGGTGCCGGGCCAGACCCCGGCCATCGTGAACCGCGTGCCAAGCACGCTGCTGGCCGCGACCAACCCGCTGAACCAGCTGGGCGTGCCGGCTCGCCTGTACGGCTACATCCCGGGCGTGCCGACCGCCAACCAGCAGGACAACAGCTCGACGGCAACGCGCTTCGCCGCCGACCTGAACGGCTCCTGGATGGGCTGGGACATCGCCGCCGCCGCCGGTTTCGCCAAGGTGAAAACGGAAACGGAATACAACGGCTACGTCAACCGCGCTGCCCTGTACAGCGCACTGAACCGCGCTACGCCATTCAATCCGCTGGGTGGCAACTCGGCTGCGGACATGGCCGCGATCGCGCCGACGTTCAACAACGAAGCCGAGTCGAAGCTGACCTACGCCGACTTCCACGGTTCGCGCGAGCTGATGCAGCTGGCCGGCGGTCCGCTGGCCCTGGCCGCCGGCGTCAGCTGGTACAAGAAGGAACTGAACGCACCGCCGCCTGACCTGCTGGCGCAAGGCGTCGCCGGTAACGGTTCGGCCTATGTGTTCGGTGAAGAAACCAACACCGCGGCCTTCGCCGAACTGAGCGCGATGCCGATCCGCGACCTGGAGCTGAGCGCTTCGGCCCGCTACGACCACTACGACACGTACGGCAATTCGTTCACGCCGGGCGCGAAATTCAAGTGGAAAGCGCACCCGATGGCAACGCTGCGCGGTACGTTCGCCAGGGGCTTCCGTGCTCCGAACGCGGCCGAGGTGGGCAATGCCTCGTCGACGTTCTCGTTCCACGCGATCAACGATCCGATCCTGTGCGCGAACGGCGACCGTACCACCCCGGGCAACGTACCAGCCGGTTGCGGCTTCACGCCGGCATTCGTCCAGATCACCAATCCCGACCTGGAACCGGAAAAGTCGAAGTCGTTCACGCTGGGCCTGATCGTGGAGCCGGTGAAGAACCTGACGGCCACCATCGACTACTACAACATCAAGGTGAAGAACCAGATCAACACGGAATCGGGCCTGCCCGACTACGTGCCGAGCTACGTGCGTAACCCGGCCGTTCCGACCGACGTTGCTGGCCCGAACGGCACCCTGATCACGGCAACGCCGTCGGTCGGTTCGATCGCCTACGCCACCTCGTCGTATGTGAACTCGGGCTCGACGCAGAGCCGCGGTGTCGAACTGGACCTGGCTTACCGCTTCCGCGCCGGCGACATCGGCAACTTCCGCGCACAGCTGACGTTCAACCACATGATCAGCTACAAGCTGGAGCAGTTGGACCAGGAGTACGAACTGGCCGGCACCCACGGTCCTTCGGTCGTTTCCGGCAACACCGGCAACCCGAAAAACCGTGCGCAGCTGACCCTGGGCTACGAGAAGGGTCCCCTGAACTTCACGACGACCTTGAACTGGGTCAGCTCGTTCAGCGCGCTCGACCCGTCCATCGGCGTGAACGACTGCGCCGACGTGGCGATCGGTGTGGGCGGCCGTACGTACTTCGCCAACAACAACAACATCACGCCGCCTGAGTACTGCACGATCCGTTCGTTCATGTCCACCGACCTGAACGCGACGTACAAGCTGACGAAGAACCTGACGCTGCGCGCATCGATCCTGAACGCGTTCGACCGCGCGCCGCCGATCGACGTCGCAACATACGGCAACGCGGGTAACCTGACCAGCTACAACGCCACCCTGCACCAGGCTGGCGCTGTGGGACGGTTCTTCTCGATTGGCGCTTCGTACGCGTTCTGA
- a CDS encoding NAD(P)/FAD-dependent oxidoreductase, which produces MLRLNELKLPLNHTEPELTQAILERLDIAPGMLRGFTVHKRSYDARKKANIILIYSLDVETTDDAGVLERRKHDVHLMPSPDMEYKFVAQGVNLDGSQPRPVVIGMGPCGLFAALILAQMGLKPIVLERGKTVRERTKDTFGFWRKRVLNPESNVQFGEGGAGTFSDGKLYSQIKDPKYLGRKVLTEFVKAGAPEEILYVSKPHIGTFRLVKMVEAMREEIVALGGEIRFEQRVTDFDIEEKDGVRQVRGLLLASGERIVTDHVVLAIGHSSRDTFEVLYERGVYIEAKPFSIGFRVEHPQSLIDTCRFGPNAGHPILGAADYKLVHHAKNGRAVYSFCMCPGGTVVAAASEPGRVVTNGMSQYSRAERNANSAIVVSIGPEDYPGHPLAGIEFQRRLEEKAFELGGGNYSAPGQLMGDFVAGKPSTEFGGVIPSYKPAVHLTDLATILPDYAVEALREAFPAFDKQVRGYFKHDAVLTGLETRTSSPIRIKRRDDDFQSLNTRGLFPAGEGAGYAGGILSAGVDGIKVAEAVALSMAAKK; this is translated from the coding sequence ATGCTGCGACTGAACGAACTGAAACTCCCCCTCAACCATACCGAGCCCGAACTGACCCAGGCCATCCTGGAACGTCTGGACATCGCACCCGGCATGCTGCGCGGCTTCACCGTCCACAAGCGCAGCTACGACGCGCGCAAGAAGGCCAACATCATCCTGATCTACTCGCTGGACGTGGAGACGACGGACGACGCCGGGGTGCTCGAACGGCGCAAGCACGACGTGCACCTGATGCCCTCGCCCGACATGGAATACAAGTTCGTCGCCCAGGGCGTCAACCTGGACGGCAGCCAGCCGCGCCCGGTCGTCATCGGCATGGGACCGTGCGGCCTGTTCGCCGCGCTGATCCTGGCGCAGATGGGCCTGAAACCCATCGTGCTGGAGCGCGGCAAGACGGTGCGCGAGCGCACCAAGGACACGTTCGGCTTCTGGCGCAAGCGCGTGCTGAATCCCGAATCGAACGTGCAGTTCGGCGAAGGCGGCGCGGGCACGTTCTCGGACGGCAAGCTGTACAGCCAGATCAAGGACCCGAAATACCTGGGCCGCAAGGTGTTGACGGAGTTCGTCAAGGCGGGCGCGCCGGAGGAAATCCTGTACGTCAGCAAGCCGCACATCGGCACGTTCCGCCTCGTCAAGATGGTCGAGGCGATGCGCGAGGAAATCGTCGCGCTGGGCGGCGAGATCCGCTTCGAGCAGCGCGTGACCGATTTCGACATCGAAGAAAAGGATGGCGTGCGCCAGGTGCGCGGCCTGCTGCTGGCTTCGGGCGAGCGCATCGTCACCGACCACGTGGTGCTGGCCATCGGCCACAGCTCGCGCGACACGTTCGAAGTGCTGTATGAGCGTGGCGTCTATATCGAAGCGAAGCCGTTCTCGATCGGCTTCCGCGTCGAGCATCCGCAGTCGCTGATCGACACGTGCCGCTTCGGGCCGAACGCCGGCCACCCGATCCTGGGCGCGGCCGACTACAAGCTGGTGCACCACGCCAAGAACGGCCGCGCCGTGTACAGCTTCTGCATGTGCCCGGGCGGCACCGTGGTGGCGGCAGCGTCGGAGCCGGGCCGCGTGGTCACGAACGGCATGAGCCAGTATTCGCGCGCAGAGCGCAATGCCAACAGCGCCATCGTCGTCTCGATCGGACCGGAGGACTATCCGGGCCATCCCCTGGCCGGGATCGAATTCCAGCGCAGGCTGGAAGAAAAAGCGTTCGAGCTGGGCGGCGGCAACTACAGCGCGCCGGGCCAGTTGATGGGCGACTTCGTCGCGGGCAAGCCTTCCACCGAGTTCGGCGGCGTGATCCCGTCGTACAAGCCGGCCGTGCACCTGACGGACCTGGCCACGATCCTGCCGGACTACGCGGTGGAAGCGTTGCGCGAGGCGTTCCCCGCGTTCGACAAGCAGGTGCGCGGCTACTTCAAGCACGACGCCGTGCTGACGGGGCTGGAGACGCGCACGTCGTCGCCGATCCGCATCAAGCGCCGCGACGACGACTTCCAGAGCCTGAACACGCGCGGGCTGTTCCCGGCCGGCGAAGGCGCCGGCTATGCGGGCGGCATCCTGTCGGCCGGCGTGGACGGCATCAAGGTGGCCGAGGCCGTCGCGTTGTCGATGGCCGCGAAAAAATAA
- the corA gene encoding magnesium/cobalt transporter CorA: MLINCVAYQHGHKLADIPVADISDHIAVPDTFVWVALKDARGDELAVMQEEFGLHELAVEDALRGHQRPKIEEYGDSLFVVVKTVEMVDDELVVGEIDIFVGNNYVLSSRQNSAQSFMGVRARTEREPHLLQHGSGFVLYALMDAAVDRYFPIVDAFEEELEQIEERIFLQEAQRANIQRLYELKRKVMTLRHAVAPLLDAIGKLHGGRVPAMCISSQEYFRDVHDHLARINATLDTMRDTIGTAIQVNLSMVALDEGEVNKRLAAWAAIFAVLTAFAGIWGMNFEFMPELKWRYGYPVALTVMATTCLLLYRRFKRAGWL, encoded by the coding sequence ATGCTGATCAATTGCGTCGCCTATCAACACGGCCACAAGCTTGCCGACATCCCCGTGGCCGACATCAGCGACCATATCGCCGTGCCCGACACCTTTGTCTGGGTCGCGCTGAAGGATGCGCGGGGCGACGAGCTTGCTGTCATGCAGGAGGAGTTCGGCCTGCACGAGCTGGCCGTCGAGGATGCCCTGCGCGGCCACCAGCGGCCGAAGATCGAGGAATACGGCGACTCGTTGTTCGTGGTCGTCAAGACGGTCGAGATGGTCGACGACGAACTGGTCGTTGGCGAGATCGACATCTTCGTCGGCAATAACTACGTGCTGTCGTCGCGCCAGAACAGCGCGCAAAGCTTCATGGGGGTGCGGGCGCGGACGGAACGCGAGCCGCACCTGCTGCAGCACGGCTCCGGCTTCGTGCTGTACGCGCTGATGGACGCGGCCGTCGACCGTTACTTCCCCATCGTCGATGCCTTCGAGGAGGAGCTGGAGCAGATCGAGGAGCGCATCTTCCTGCAGGAGGCGCAGCGCGCCAATATCCAGCGGCTGTACGAACTGAAACGCAAGGTGATGACGCTGCGCCATGCCGTCGCGCCCCTGCTGGACGCCATCGGCAAGCTGCACGGCGGCAGGGTGCCGGCCATGTGCATCAGCAGCCAGGAGTACTTCCGCGACGTGCACGACCACCTGGCCCGCATCAACGCAACGCTCGATACGATGCGCGACACGATCGGCACGGCGATCCAGGTCAATCTGTCGATGGTGGCGCTGGACGAAGGCGAGGTCAACAAGCGGCTGGCGGCCTGGGCCGCCATCTTTGCCGTGCTGACGGCCTTTGCCGGCATCTGGGGCATGAACTTCGAATTCATGCCGGAGCTGAAGTGGCGCTACGGCTATCCCGTCGCGCTGACCGTGATGGCCACCACGTGCCTGCTGCTGTACCGGCGCTTCAAGCGCGCCGGCTGGCTGTAG
- the ntrC gene encoding nitrogen regulation protein NR(I), producing MKPIWIVDDDESIRWVLEKALARENLATKSFANARDAIAALEFETPQVLVSDIRMPGDSGLDLLQVVKTRHPGLPVIIITAFSDLDSAVAAFQGGAFEYLAKPFDIDKAVELIRRALDESLREASVESGPAETPEILGQAPAMQEVFRAIGRLSQSNVTVLITGESGTGKELVARALHKHSPRAAQPFIALNTAAIPKDLLESELFGHERGAFTGAQTTRRGRFEQAENGTLFLDEIGDMPFDLQTRLLRVLSDGHFYRVGGHQPLKANVRVITATHQNLEQRVRDGLFREDLYHRLNVIRLRLPSLRERREDIPLLVRHFLLQSAKQLGVEAKRMSDTTLAFLQSLDLPGNVRQLENLCNWITVMAPGQTVEVKDLPLELSEGQSAMQAAPELAVPQHHIAVASAAAPAAPGPDGWLSLLELQAATMLSDGQQDVMDVLGRQFESALIRTALKYTHGRKNDAAVRLGIGRNTITRKIAELGIDGAKED from the coding sequence ATGAAGCCAATCTGGATAGTCGACGACGACGAATCGATCCGCTGGGTCTTAGAGAAAGCATTGGCGAGGGAGAATCTCGCAACGAAAAGTTTTGCCAACGCGCGCGACGCCATCGCCGCGCTGGAGTTCGAGACGCCGCAGGTGCTGGTGTCGGACATCCGCATGCCCGGCGACTCCGGCCTGGACTTGCTGCAGGTCGTCAAGACGCGCCACCCGGGCCTGCCCGTCATCATCATCACGGCCTTTTCCGACCTGGATTCGGCCGTGGCCGCGTTCCAGGGCGGCGCGTTCGAATACCTGGCCAAGCCGTTCGACATCGACAAGGCCGTCGAACTGATCCGCCGCGCGCTGGACGAAAGCCTGCGCGAGGCCAGCGTCGAATCGGGCCCGGCGGAGACGCCGGAAATCCTGGGCCAGGCCCCGGCGATGCAGGAGGTCTTCCGCGCCATCGGCCGCCTGTCGCAATCGAACGTGACGGTACTGATCACGGGCGAATCGGGCACCGGCAAGGAACTGGTCGCCCGTGCGCTGCACAAGCACAGCCCGCGCGCGGCGCAGCCGTTCATCGCGCTGAACACGGCCGCCATTCCGAAAGACCTGCTGGAATCGGAACTGTTCGGCCACGAGCGCGGCGCCTTCACGGGCGCGCAGACGACGCGGCGCGGCCGCTTCGAGCAGGCCGAGAACGGCACCCTGTTCCTGGACGAGATCGGCGACATGCCGTTCGACCTGCAGACGCGCCTGCTGCGCGTGCTGTCCGATGGCCACTTCTACCGCGTGGGCGGGCACCAGCCGCTCAAAGCCAACGTGCGCGTCATCACGGCCACGCACCAGAACCTGGAGCAGCGCGTGCGCGACGGCCTGTTCCGCGAGGACTTGTACCACCGCCTGAACGTCATCCGCTTGCGCCTGCCCAGCCTGCGCGAGCGGCGCGAGGACATCCCCCTCCTCGTGCGCCACTTCCTGCTGCAAAGTGCCAAGCAGCTGGGCGTGGAAGCCAAGCGCATGAGCGACACCACCCTGGCGTTCCTGCAAAGCCTGGACCTGCCTGGCAACGTGCGCCAGCTGGAGAACCTGTGCAACTGGATCACGGTGATGGCGCCGGGCCAGACGGTGGAAGTGAAGGACCTGCCGCTGGAGCTGTCGGAAGGGCAGAGCGCCATGCAGGCCGCGCCCGAGCTGGCGGTACCGCAGCACCACATCGCCGTCGCCAGCGCCGCCGCCCCCGCGGCACCGGGGCCGGACGGCTGGTTGTCGCTGCTGGAACTGCAAGCCGCGACGATGCTGTCGGACGGCCAGCAGGACGTCATGGACGTCCTGGGTCGCCAGTTCGAATCGGCGCTGATCCGCACGGCCTTGAAGTACACGCACGGCCGCAAGAACGACGCCGCCGTCCGCCTGGGCATCGGCCGCAACACCATCACGCGCAAGATCGCCGAGCTGGGGATCGACGGGGCGAAGGAGGATTAG
- the glnL gene encoding nitrogen regulation protein NR(II), which yields MKIVTNIARAAAAAAAAFPRPSALAGLDLLASAVVIVDGTGHIVYANAAAENLLESSLKALSRQKLCSLFANPAELDNVIAQARAHKFSDLRQELALERAGREALHVHTIASALDEPSDNVLLELRETVQQMKLDREERLLDQSQVNKELIRNLAHEIKNPLGGIRGAAQLLEMELPPLHLQQLREYTQVIIKEADRLQTLVDRLLAPHRRPHIVGDVNIHEVLERVRSLMMAEFPSGLAIVRDYDASLPEFRGDKEQLIQTVLNIAHNAAQALAERIDAGDAQIVFKTRVARQVTLAKVRYNLALDLHIIDNGPGIPPQIRDRIFYPLVSGRDGGSGLGLTLAQTFVHQHMGVIECESRPGYTDFRILIPLP from the coding sequence ATGAAAATTGTGACCAATATCGCGCGCGCGGCAGCTGCCGCGGCGGCGGCCTTTCCACGCCCGTCCGCGCTGGCGGGCCTCGACCTGCTGGCCTCGGCCGTCGTCATCGTCGATGGGACCGGGCATATCGTGTACGCCAACGCGGCGGCCGAGAACCTGCTGGAAAGCTCGCTGAAGGCATTGTCGCGCCAGAAGCTGTGCAGCCTGTTTGCCAACCCGGCCGAACTGGACAACGTGATCGCGCAAGCGCGCGCGCACAAGTTCTCCGACCTGCGCCAGGAGCTGGCTCTGGAGCGGGCCGGGCGCGAGGCCTTGCACGTGCACACGATCGCCAGCGCGCTGGACGAGCCATCCGACAACGTGCTGCTGGAACTGCGCGAGACGGTGCAGCAGATGAAGCTGGACCGCGAGGAGCGCCTGCTGGACCAGAGCCAGGTCAACAAGGAGCTGATTCGCAACCTGGCGCACGAGATCAAGAACCCGCTGGGCGGCATCCGCGGCGCCGCGCAACTGCTGGAGATGGAGCTGCCGCCGCTGCACCTGCAGCAGTTGCGCGAGTACACGCAGGTGATCATCAAGGAAGCCGATCGGCTGCAGACCTTGGTCGACCGGCTGCTGGCACCGCACCGGCGCCCGCACATTGTCGGCGACGTCAATATCCACGAGGTGCTGGAACGGGTGCGCAGCCTGATGATGGCGGAGTTCCCGTCCGGCCTGGCGATCGTGCGTGACTACGACGCGTCGCTGCCCGAGTTCCGCGGCGACAAGGAACAACTGATCCAGACGGTGCTGAACATCGCCCACAACGCGGCGCAGGCGCTGGCCGAACGCATCGATGCGGGCGACGCTCAGATCGTTTTCAAGACCCGCGTGGCACGGCAGGTGACGCTGGCGAAGGTCCGTTATAACCTGGCATTAGATTTGCATATCATCGACAATGGACCTGGCATCCCGCCGCAGATCCGCGACCGCATCTTCTATCCACTCGTCTCGGGCCGGGACGGAGGAAGCGGCCTCGGCCTGACGTTGGCGCAGACCTTCGTGCACCAGCACATGGGCGTCATCGAGTGCGAGAGCCGGCCCGGATATACGGACTTCAGGATCCTGATCCCCCTGCCATGA
- a CDS encoding DUF4124 domain-containing protein, translated as MKIRRISVPVVLLSTLLGSTAQAQIYRCVDASGHKEYTDRKKGSHCVALDLPDPVIAAPPKREGQPRPRPATSAAAATPAPAPSAFPRVDSAEQKARDADRRQILTDELNAEMTKLGELRREFNNGEPERRGDERNYAKYQERVANLKTSIARSEQNVEALKREIANIR; from the coding sequence ATGAAGATCCGCCGCATTTCCGTACCCGTTGTCTTGTTGTCCACGCTGCTTGGTTCGACCGCCCAGGCGCAGATCTACCGCTGCGTGGACGCCAGCGGCCACAAGGAATACACGGACCGCAAGAAGGGCAGCCACTGCGTGGCGCTGGACTTGCCGGACCCCGTGATCGCGGCGCCGCCGAAGCGGGAAGGGCAGCCACGGCCGCGGCCGGCAACGAGCGCTGCGGCGGCCACGCCGGCACCGGCACCGTCGGCCTTCCCCCGCGTTGACAGCGCGGAGCAGAAGGCGCGCGACGCGGACCGGCGCCAGATCCTCACCGACGAACTCAACGCCGAAATGACCAAGCTTGGCGAGCTGCGCCGCGAATTCAACAACGGCGAGCCGGAACGTCGCGGCGACGAGCGCAACTACGCCAAGTACCAGGAACGGGTGGCGAACCTGAAGACGTCCATCGCCCGTTCGGAACAGAACGTCGAAGCGCTGAAGCGGGAAATCGCCAACATACGATGA
- the glnA gene encoding type I glutamate--ammonia ligase, with amino-acid sequence MAMTAEEVLQMVKDNEVKFVDFRFADTRGKEQHVTVPVSHFDIDKFESGHAFDGSSIAGWKGIEASDMILLPDPTTANIDPFMEETTLFMQCDVIEPSDGKGYDRDPRSIAKRAEAYLKSSGLGDTAYFGPEPEFFIFDSVKWKIDMSGAMVKIDSDEASWSTDKDIEGGNSGHRPTVKGGYFPVPPVDSFQDMRSEMCLILESMGIPVEVHHHEVAGAGQNEIGTKFSTLVERADWTQNMKYVIWNVAHSYGKTATFMPKPVVGDNGSGMHVHQSIWKDGKNLFAGDGYAGLSDFALYYIGGIIKHAKALNAITNPGTNSYKRLVPGYEAPVKLAYSARNRSASIRIPHVANPKGRRIETRFPDPLANPYLCFAALMMAGLDGVQNKIHPGEAASKDLYHLPPEEDALIPTVCASLEEALDHLNKDREFLTRGGVFTDSMIDAYIELKMTEVTRMRQTTHPVEFDMYYSL; translated from the coding sequence ATGGCAATGACCGCCGAAGAAGTTTTGCAGATGGTAAAAGACAACGAAGTCAAATTCGTTGATTTCCGTTTTGCCGATACCCGTGGCAAGGAACAGCACGTGACCGTGCCCGTTTCGCACTTCGATATCGACAAGTTCGAAAGCGGCCATGCCTTCGACGGATCGTCCATCGCCGGCTGGAAAGGTATTGAAGCATCCGACATGATCCTGCTGCCGGATCCGACCACCGCCAACATCGACCCGTTCATGGAAGAGACGACGCTGTTCATGCAGTGCGACGTCATCGAACCGTCGGATGGCAAGGGCTACGACCGCGACCCGCGCTCGATCGCCAAGCGCGCCGAAGCCTACCTGAAGTCCTCGGGCCTGGGCGATACCGCCTACTTCGGTCCGGAACCGGAATTCTTCATCTTCGACTCCGTCAAGTGGAAGATCGACATGTCCGGCGCGATGGTCAAGATCGATTCCGACGAAGCGTCGTGGTCGACCGACAAGGACATCGAAGGCGGCAACAGCGGCCACCGTCCGACCGTCAAGGGCGGCTACTTCCCGGTGCCACCGGTCGATTCGTTCCAGGACATGCGCTCGGAAATGTGCCTGATCCTCGAATCGATGGGCATCCCGGTCGAAGTGCACCACCACGAAGTGGCGGGCGCCGGCCAGAACGAAATCGGCACCAAGTTCTCGACGCTGGTCGAGCGCGCCGACTGGACGCAGAACATGAAGTACGTGATCTGGAACGTGGCGCACAGCTACGGCAAGACCGCCACCTTCATGCCGAAGCCGGTCGTGGGCGACAACGGCTCGGGCATGCACGTGCACCAGTCGATCTGGAAAGACGGCAAGAACCTGTTCGCCGGCGACGGCTATGCAGGCCTGTCCGACTTCGCGCTGTACTACATCGGCGGCATCATCAAGCACGCCAAGGCGCTGAACGCGATCACCAACCCTGGCACGAACTCGTACAAGCGCCTGGTGCCTGGCTACGAAGCACCGGTCAAGCTGGCTTACTCGGCCCGCAACCGTTCCGCATCGATCCGCATCCCGCACGTGGCGAACCCGAAAGGCCGCCGCATCGAGACCCGTTTCCCGGATCCGCTGGCGAACCCGTACCTGTGCTTCGCCGCGCTGATGATGGCCGGCCTGGACGGCGTGCAGAACAAGATCCACCCGGGCGAAGCGGCGTCGAAGGACCTGTACCACCTGCCGCCGGAAGAAGACGCGCTGATCCCGACCGTCTGCGCCTCGCTGGAGGAAGCGCTGGATCACCTGAACAAGGACCGCGAGTTCCTGACCCGCGGCGGCGTGTTCACCGATTCGATGATCGATGCCTACATCGAACTGAAGATGACGGAAGTGACCCGCATGCGCCAGACGACGCACCCGGTCGAGTTCGACATGTACTACTCGCTGTAA